In a single window of the Nocardioides massiliensis genome:
- a CDS encoding WD40/YVTN/BNR-like repeat-containing protein, whose protein sequence is MPRKIIATQVFGRQGDPGKKGDIGDVTPAALAAKDAAEGAASSAVQVLTDTEGVRAQTVAEREAAELAASAAEAHKAAVEAVQATNDGIMTSVARDKESEFARELTGEIVAGIDAAPVARTAAPASAQFAPPLGFAHVDTIKGYAFLNFEPGSGNMIAAVLGSAAGSSIARSTDSGKTWTTIGVVDPANSPGHLWYTAAGAWLCSSNGGRLYRSTDAGATWAQVSGLDPGVGILQEGLTQDAGGTLYAARYGGGGNKVYASTDDGVTWTVHSTFATSDAGDPQPTIRHIHGIKSLPSGLWLYTGDNHLQCGFWRWESGAWVRKSPAVPDPDAQIWRAVGLTERNGWLYWIQDGAGGAPARKPAIFKAHPSDLAGTVIEVAGDLPIGGWYTAHMADGTILIGGVVEVNFGDEEDRAVRLWAVTPDDKVHELYAAERVPDAVVDFTALRNLHVRASDGLVAFTVNQVDFTGPGASSYASVFGHVRQGGARFVPSPQATPQAFSGTPRTLHRSVITTSSPVYAGLTEALMPEMRVKVLSRMRPMLVLIKATVSMSAANVEGRFTLYRNGSVVPGNTWTIKPTTTDYFPMVWWAIVDPLNLVDQTFELHWRSTSNGVQVRSLFSDRSLTVLEL, encoded by the coding sequence GTGCCTAGGAAGATCATCGCGACGCAGGTGTTCGGCCGTCAGGGTGACCCGGGGAAGAAGGGCGACATCGGGGACGTGACGCCGGCGGCGTTGGCCGCGAAGGACGCCGCGGAGGGCGCCGCGAGCTCGGCGGTGCAGGTGCTCACCGACACTGAGGGTGTGCGCGCCCAGACGGTCGCCGAGCGGGAGGCGGCCGAGCTCGCAGCCAGCGCCGCGGAGGCGCACAAGGCCGCTGTCGAGGCTGTGCAGGCGACGAACGACGGGATCATGACGTCGGTCGCGCGCGACAAGGAGTCCGAGTTCGCACGTGAACTTACGGGCGAGATCGTGGCAGGCATCGACGCCGCCCCGGTGGCGCGCACCGCCGCCCCCGCGTCGGCCCAGTTCGCGCCGCCGCTGGGGTTCGCCCACGTCGACACGATCAAGGGCTACGCCTTCCTCAACTTTGAGCCGGGGTCGGGGAACATGATCGCCGCCGTGCTCGGCTCGGCGGCCGGGTCCTCCATCGCGCGCTCAACCGACTCGGGCAAGACGTGGACCACCATCGGTGTTGTTGACCCCGCCAACAGTCCCGGCCACTTGTGGTACACCGCAGCAGGTGCGTGGCTGTGCTCTTCCAACGGCGGGAGGCTGTACCGCTCAACTGACGCCGGCGCTACATGGGCTCAGGTCAGCGGACTCGACCCCGGAGTGGGCATCCTTCAAGAGGGCCTCACGCAGGACGCGGGTGGAACGCTCTATGCCGCCCGCTACGGCGGCGGGGGGAACAAGGTCTACGCCTCTACCGATGACGGCGTTACGTGGACGGTCCATTCAACCTTCGCCACCTCTGACGCAGGTGACCCGCAGCCGACCATCCGACACATTCACGGCATCAAGTCGCTGCCCTCCGGGCTGTGGCTCTACACCGGGGACAATCACCTCCAGTGTGGATTCTGGCGCTGGGAGTCCGGCGCTTGGGTGCGGAAGTCGCCCGCCGTTCCCGACCCGGACGCGCAAATCTGGCGGGCCGTGGGGCTCACTGAGCGAAATGGGTGGCTCTACTGGATTCAGGACGGTGCGGGCGGAGCGCCCGCCCGGAAGCCTGCGATCTTCAAGGCTCACCCCAGCGACCTCGCAGGGACCGTGATCGAGGTCGCTGGAGACCTCCCCATCGGAGGCTGGTACACGGCGCACATGGCGGACGGAACGATCCTCATTGGCGGCGTCGTAGAGGTGAACTTCGGTGACGAGGAGGACCGTGCCGTGCGTCTGTGGGCTGTCACGCCGGACGACAAGGTTCATGAGCTGTACGCCGCCGAGCGAGTCCCCGACGCCGTCGTTGACTTCACGGCGCTGCGAAACCTTCACGTGCGCGCCTCTGACGGCCTGGTGGCCTTCACGGTCAACCAGGTGGACTTCACGGGACCGGGGGCATCCTCCTACGCCTCTGTGTTCGGCCATGTCCGACAGGGCGGCGCGCGGTTCGTGCCCAGCCCCCAGGCCACCCCTCAGGCGTTTTCGGGTACACCGCGCACGCTGCACCGCTCTGTGATTACGACCTCGTCGCCGGTCTACGCTGGGCTCACGGAAGCGCTCATGCCAGAGATGCGAGTCAAGGTGCTCTCCCGCATGCGGCCAATGCTCGTGCTCATCAAGGCGACCGTGTCCATGTCCGCTGCCAACGTGGAGGGCCGCTTCACCCTGTATCGCAACGGTTCGGTGGTCCCCGGCAATACGTGGACGATCAAGCCGACGACCACCGACTACTTCCCGATGGTGTGGTGGGCGATCGTGGATCCATTGAACCTCGTGGACCAGACTTTCGAGCTCCATTGGAGGTCAACCAGCAACGGGGTGCAGGTCCGCTCGCTGTTCAGCGACCGGAGCCTAACCGTGCTCGAACTCTGA